A stretch of DNA from Natrinema salaciae:
AGCAGTTCGGATGCCACAACTCGAGCGTGATCCGCGTTCCGTGGGATGATCGACTCTGTGCCATGGTGTATCTAGGTACATCCCATGCAAATAGTTCTCGTTTCACGAATTGCCCCCCGACCATGGACGGGTCCCGTTATTCGATGCCGACGAGCCAATCGCTATTCATGAGTCAACAAACCGCGGAGCAGGTATACGGCCACCATATCGACGGGGACTGGACCGATGGTGACGGAGACGAAACGTTCGAGAGCGAGAATCCGGCGACGGGCGAGACGCTCGCACGGTTCCAGCAGGGGACCGAGAGCGACGTCGACGCCGCCCTCGCGGCCGCCGAGGACGCGGCCGAAGAGTGGCGCGAGCTGTCCTACATCGACCGCGCGGAGTACCTCTGGGACATCTATCACGAGCTACGCGAGCGCACCGACGAACTCGCCGAAATCGTCACCAAGGAGTGTGGCAAGGAGATCAGCGAAGGCCGCGCGGACGTCATCGAGGCCTACCACATGGTCGAGTGGGCGGCGGGCAACGCGCGTCACCCCCACGGGGACGTCATTCCGAGCGAGATCGGTAGCAAAGACGCCTCCATGCGGCGCAAACCCCGCGGCGTCGTCGGCTGTATCACGCCGTGGAACTTCCCGGTCGCGATCCCGTTCTGGCACATGGCCATCGCCCTGGTCGAGGGCAACACCGTCGTCTGGAAGCCCGCCGAGCAGACGCCGTGGTGCGCCCAGATCATCGCCGAGATGATGGACGACGCAGGCATCCCCGACGGCGTCTTCAACATGGTACAGGGCTTCGGCGACGCCGGCGCGGCCATTAGCGAGGACGATCGGGTCGACACCGTCCTCTTTACGGGCTCCGCGGAGGTGGGTCACGAGATCGCCAGCAAGGTCGGCGGCCAACCCGGCAAACTCGCAGCATGCGAGATGGGCGGCAAGAACGGAATCGTCGTGACCGAAGAGGCGGATCTGGACATCGCGGTTCACTCCGCGGTGATGTCGAGCTTCAAGACGACCGGCCAGCGCTGCGTCTCGAGCGAGCGCCTGATCGTCCACGAGGACGTCTACGACGAGTTCAAGGAGCGCTTCGTCGAAGTCGCGGAACGCGTCACCGTCGGCGACCCGCTCGAGGAGGGGACGTTCATGGGCCCGGCCATCGAGGCCGAGCACGTCGAGAAGATCCGCCAACACAACCAGCTGGCACGAGACGAGGGTGCGGAGGTACTCGTCGACCGGGAGGACCTCGCGGACGAGGAGATTCCGGACGGCCACGAGGACGGGCAGTGGGTCGGCCCGTTCGTCTACGAGGTCAGCGCCGACGAGACCGACCTCGAGTGTGTGAACGAGGAGTGTTTCGGTCCGCACGTCGCTCTACTCGAGTACTCGGGTGACATCGAGGACGCGGTCGAGATCCACAACGACACGCCGTACGGCCTCGCGGGCGCGATCATCTCCGAGGACTACCGCCAGATCAACTACTTCCGCGATCACGCCGAACTCGGACTCGCGTACGCGAACCTGCCGTGTATCGGCGCGGAGGTCCAGCTCCCCTTCGGCGGCGTCAAGAAGTCCGGCAACGGCTACCCCAGCGCTCGAGAAGCCATCGAG
This window harbors:
- a CDS encoding aldehyde dehydrogenase family protein, translated to MSQQTAEQVYGHHIDGDWTDGDGDETFESENPATGETLARFQQGTESDVDAALAAAEDAAEEWRELSYIDRAEYLWDIYHELRERTDELAEIVTKECGKEISEGRADVIEAYHMVEWAAGNARHPHGDVIPSEIGSKDASMRRKPRGVVGCITPWNFPVAIPFWHMAIALVEGNTVVWKPAEQTPWCAQIIAEMMDDAGIPDGVFNMVQGFGDAGAAISEDDRVDTVLFTGSAEVGHEIASKVGGQPGKLAACEMGGKNGIVVTEEADLDIAVHSAVMSSFKTTGQRCVSSERLIVHEDVYDEFKERFVEVAERVTVGDPLEEGTFMGPAIEAEHVEKIRQHNQLARDEGAEVLVDREDLADEEIPDGHEDGQWVGPFVYEVSADETDLECVNEECFGPHVALLEYSGDIEDAVEIHNDTPYGLAGAIISEDYRQINYFRDHAELGLAYANLPCIGAEVQLPFGGVKKSGNGYPSAREAIEAVTERTAWTLNNSKDIEMAQGLSADIETSSDD